One genomic region from Sander lucioperca isolate FBNREF2018 chromosome 3, SLUC_FBN_1.2, whole genome shotgun sequence encodes:
- the depdc7a gene encoding DEP domain-containing protein 7 isoform X1 gives MHRTPEGMAGKPFRATFIWGSIISNLHTRVAVKRRRHNLKSYHDCFLGSEAVDVVLAHITLNRFFGDEAVPRYKAVRLCQALMDSRVFEPVGVKVFGKEKKRATFEDSSCSLYRFLSPTTGSSSSLTNTNSLSTTTIESGYDSPRMNRNKNGYSPSHERQGMPSYSTHSPVKADKSLEDVLGNLNLSSTITPQMINLGLSQELVDEVWHQQAVFRLLQLIELPLLEKLLEGKDTSRPPLHGMDSDPDLLYTSSYLDREVLKAFSEAQADEWMSGAVDCLEFLPDELVVEVSRGLAGCADDLLRCKSLLYEVLAQHYGHTQQPPLLSNHVFDIHSGISELLVNGKQEQALEALQLSLKLQDSRSREELRRLLRFMAVAAKPQEVKLHKEIENRMAVKRSFSSAIVYSRRLSKGKVDLMVLFMMDNHCDLFKIPVSLHKMVSDRIMNIVKGKDPDVTTGPTYCTRVSGKAYSENAQKNTKEELWSLLRTIHENPKLSPKEKRRLLGQFYKGHPEIFVQYFGNKIV, from the exons ATGCACCGAACACCAG aAGGCATGGCTGGGAAGCCTTTCCGGGCCACCTTTATCTGGGGCAGCATCATCTCCAATCTCCACACTCGTGTGGCGGTTAAGCGTCGGCGCCACAACCTCAAATCCTACCATGACTGCTTCCTGGGCTCAGAGGCTGTGGACGTGGTGCTGGCACACATCACCCTGAACCGTTTTTTTGGTGATGAGGCGGTGCCCCGCTACAAAGCCGTCCGTCTCTGTCAGGCACTGATGGACTCCAGGGTGTTTGAGCCGGTGGGCGTTAAAGTTTTTGGGAAGGAAAAGAAGCGAGCCACATTTGAGGACAGTAGTTGCAGTTTGTACAGGTTCCTGAGCCCGACGACCGGCTCCTCATCATCGCTGACCAACACCAACTCTCTCTCCACTACCACCATCGAGAGCGGCTATGACTCACCGAGAATGAACAGGAACAAGAACGGCTACAGTCCATCACATGAAAG ACAAGGGATGCCGAGCTACTCCACCCACTCCCCTGTCAAAGCAGACAAATCACTGGAGGACGTGCTGGGAAACCTCAACCTAAGCTCCACCATCACTCCTCAGATGATCAACCTAGGCCTCTCACAAGAGC TTGTGGATGAGGTGTGGCACCAGCAGGCGGTGTTCAGGCTCTTGCAGCTGATAGAGCTCCCCCTGTTGGAGAAGCTGTTAGAGGGTAAAGACACATCGCGGCCTCCCCTGCATGGCATGGACAGTGACCCGGACCTGTTGTATACATCAAGCTACCTAGACAGAGAGGTCCTCAAGGCCTTCAGTGAAGCACA gGCTGATGAGTGGATGTCGGGGGCAGTGGACTGTCTGGAGTTTCTTCCTGATGAACTGGTGGTGGAGGTCAGTCGAGGTTTGGCTGGTTGTGCTGACGACCTGCTCCGGTGTAAGAGTCTGCTCTACGAGGTCCTGGCTCAGCATTATGGACACACACAACAGCCACCTCTGCTCAGCAACCACGTGTTCGACATCCACTCTGGCATCTCCGAGCTACTTG TGAACGGCAAGCAAGAGCAAGCTCTAGAGGCTCTGCAGCTGAGCCTAAAGCTGCAGGACTCTCGCAGCAGGGAGGAGCTCCGCAGGCTCCTGAGATTCATGGCTGTCGCAGCCAAACCACAGGAGGTCAAACTGCACAAAGAG ATTGAGAACAGAATGGCAGTGAAAAGGTCTTTCTCAAGTGCCATCGTCTACAGCAGAAGACTCTCCAAAGGAAAGGTGGACTTGATGGTTCTGTTCATGATGGATAACCACTGCGATCTGTTCAAA ATTCCCGTTTCATTGCACAAGATGGTCAGTGACAGAATAATGAATATTGTGAAAGGGAAGGATCCAGATGTGACAACAG GACCAACATACTGCACAAGAGTGAGTGGTAAGGCCTACTcagaaaatgcacaaaaaaacactaaagAGGAACTTTGGTCCTTGCTCCGAACCATCCATGAGAACCCTAAACTCTCCCCTAAAGAGAAGAGACGGCTGCTGGGACAGTTTTATAAAGGCCATCCAGAGATTTTTGTTCAGTACTTTGGAAATAAGATTGTCTAG
- the depdc7a gene encoding DEP domain-containing protein 7 isoform X2, giving the protein MAGKPFRATFIWGSIISNLHTRVAVKRRRHNLKSYHDCFLGSEAVDVVLAHITLNRFFGDEAVPRYKAVRLCQALMDSRVFEPVGVKVFGKEKKRATFEDSSCSLYRFLSPTTGSSSSLTNTNSLSTTTIESGYDSPRMNRNKNGYSPSHERQGMPSYSTHSPVKADKSLEDVLGNLNLSSTITPQMINLGLSQELVDEVWHQQAVFRLLQLIELPLLEKLLEGKDTSRPPLHGMDSDPDLLYTSSYLDREVLKAFSEAQADEWMSGAVDCLEFLPDELVVEVSRGLAGCADDLLRCKSLLYEVLAQHYGHTQQPPLLSNHVFDIHSGISELLVNGKQEQALEALQLSLKLQDSRSREELRRLLRFMAVAAKPQEVKLHKEIENRMAVKRSFSSAIVYSRRLSKGKVDLMVLFMMDNHCDLFKIPVSLHKMVSDRIMNIVKGKDPDVTTGPTYCTRVSGKAYSENAQKNTKEELWSLLRTIHENPKLSPKEKRRLLGQFYKGHPEIFVQYFGNKIV; this is encoded by the exons ATGGCTGGGAAGCCTTTCCGGGCCACCTTTATCTGGGGCAGCATCATCTCCAATCTCCACACTCGTGTGGCGGTTAAGCGTCGGCGCCACAACCTCAAATCCTACCATGACTGCTTCCTGGGCTCAGAGGCTGTGGACGTGGTGCTGGCACACATCACCCTGAACCGTTTTTTTGGTGATGAGGCGGTGCCCCGCTACAAAGCCGTCCGTCTCTGTCAGGCACTGATGGACTCCAGGGTGTTTGAGCCGGTGGGCGTTAAAGTTTTTGGGAAGGAAAAGAAGCGAGCCACATTTGAGGACAGTAGTTGCAGTTTGTACAGGTTCCTGAGCCCGACGACCGGCTCCTCATCATCGCTGACCAACACCAACTCTCTCTCCACTACCACCATCGAGAGCGGCTATGACTCACCGAGAATGAACAGGAACAAGAACGGCTACAGTCCATCACATGAAAG ACAAGGGATGCCGAGCTACTCCACCCACTCCCCTGTCAAAGCAGACAAATCACTGGAGGACGTGCTGGGAAACCTCAACCTAAGCTCCACCATCACTCCTCAGATGATCAACCTAGGCCTCTCACAAGAGC TTGTGGATGAGGTGTGGCACCAGCAGGCGGTGTTCAGGCTCTTGCAGCTGATAGAGCTCCCCCTGTTGGAGAAGCTGTTAGAGGGTAAAGACACATCGCGGCCTCCCCTGCATGGCATGGACAGTGACCCGGACCTGTTGTATACATCAAGCTACCTAGACAGAGAGGTCCTCAAGGCCTTCAGTGAAGCACA gGCTGATGAGTGGATGTCGGGGGCAGTGGACTGTCTGGAGTTTCTTCCTGATGAACTGGTGGTGGAGGTCAGTCGAGGTTTGGCTGGTTGTGCTGACGACCTGCTCCGGTGTAAGAGTCTGCTCTACGAGGTCCTGGCTCAGCATTATGGACACACACAACAGCCACCTCTGCTCAGCAACCACGTGTTCGACATCCACTCTGGCATCTCCGAGCTACTTG TGAACGGCAAGCAAGAGCAAGCTCTAGAGGCTCTGCAGCTGAGCCTAAAGCTGCAGGACTCTCGCAGCAGGGAGGAGCTCCGCAGGCTCCTGAGATTCATGGCTGTCGCAGCCAAACCACAGGAGGTCAAACTGCACAAAGAG ATTGAGAACAGAATGGCAGTGAAAAGGTCTTTCTCAAGTGCCATCGTCTACAGCAGAAGACTCTCCAAAGGAAAGGTGGACTTGATGGTTCTGTTCATGATGGATAACCACTGCGATCTGTTCAAA ATTCCCGTTTCATTGCACAAGATGGTCAGTGACAGAATAATGAATATTGTGAAAGGGAAGGATCCAGATGTGACAACAG GACCAACATACTGCACAAGAGTGAGTGGTAAGGCCTACTcagaaaatgcacaaaaaaacactaaagAGGAACTTTGGTCCTTGCTCCGAACCATCCATGAGAACCCTAAACTCTCCCCTAAAGAGAAGAGACGGCTGCTGGGACAGTTTTATAAAGGCCATCCAGAGATTTTTGTTCAGTACTTTGGAAATAAGATTGTCTAG